A genomic stretch from Achromobacter spanius includes:
- a CDS encoding FecR domain-containing protein, whose translation MSTLGSNAMTAAPNDRLLEEAADWVIRLRYEPADASTQRAFERWLAQGETHAQAWARAEQVLGAFDGLPAQIGHDVLRATRKRQGRRAVLRVALGLGVVAPVGWMAWREAPAWRADLRTAAGEQLTRMLDDGTRLVLNSGSAVDLRFGTAERRLVLMAGEVLVTTGQEAQPTYRPFVVQTPQGEVQALGTRFSVRLIDDRTEVMVFEHAVLARPAHAPALRIDAGQRGSFTLAQAGALAPVDDSAALWEQGMLVVRDQRLADVVAELARHRPGILRCSPQVANLRVSGALSLRDTDAALRALAERLPIAVQRVTRYWVSVGPAGA comes from the coding sequence ATGAGCACGCTGGGTAGCAACGCCATGACGGCCGCCCCCAACGACCGGCTGCTTGAAGAAGCGGCCGACTGGGTGATCCGTCTGCGCTACGAGCCCGCCGATGCCAGCACACAACGGGCGTTCGAACGTTGGCTTGCCCAGGGCGAGACTCATGCGCAGGCCTGGGCACGCGCCGAGCAGGTGCTGGGCGCGTTCGACGGCCTGCCCGCCCAGATCGGACATGACGTGCTGCGCGCCACCCGCAAGCGGCAAGGCCGCCGTGCCGTGCTGCGCGTGGCGCTGGGCCTGGGTGTCGTGGCGCCGGTCGGCTGGATGGCGTGGCGCGAAGCCCCCGCCTGGCGCGCGGATCTGCGCACTGCCGCGGGCGAACAGCTGACACGCATGCTGGACGATGGCACGCGGCTGGTGTTGAACAGCGGCAGCGCCGTCGACCTGCGCTTTGGCACTGCCGAACGCCGGCTGGTGCTGATGGCCGGAGAAGTTCTGGTGACCACCGGCCAGGAAGCCCAGCCCACGTATCGACCGTTCGTCGTGCAGACCCCGCAGGGCGAGGTTCAGGCCTTGGGCACGCGCTTTTCAGTGCGTTTGATCGACGATCGTACCGAGGTCATGGTGTTTGAACACGCTGTGCTGGCACGCCCCGCGCACGCCCCTGCCTTGCGCATCGACGCGGGTCAACGTGGCAGCTTCACGCTTGCCCAGGCCGGCGCGCTGGCGCCAGTGGACGACAGCGCGGCGCTCTGGGAACAGGGGATGTTGGTCGTGCGCGACCAGCGCCTGGCCGATGTGGTGGCCGAGCTGGCGCGGCATCGCCCGGGCATCCTGCGGTGCTCGCCCCAGGTCGCGAACCTGCGGGTGTCGGGCGCGCTATCGCTGCGCGACACCGATGCGGCCCTGCGCGCCTTGGCCGAACGCCTGCCGATTGCCGTGCAACGTGTCACGCGCTACTGGGTGTCGGTCGGGCCGGCGGGCGCTTGA
- a CDS encoding sigma-70 family RNA polymerase sigma factor — protein sequence MQLPDSLTLPAVEQLYRHHHGWLQGWLHRKLGDSGDAADLAQDTFVRLMAARRPPALRDEPRALITHIAKGLLVDHWRRRAVQQAYLDAIAHLPEPQVPPPETGLIIVQTLVAIDAMLQRLPAATRDMFLLAQLDGLTLQEISEQTGKPVITVRRHLRKALMACMAVAA from the coding sequence TTGCAATTACCCGACTCTCTTACCCTCCCCGCCGTCGAGCAGCTTTATCGCCATCACCATGGTTGGCTACAAGGCTGGCTCCATCGCAAGCTGGGCGACAGCGGCGACGCGGCCGATCTGGCGCAGGACACGTTCGTGCGGCTGATGGCTGCGCGCCGGCCGCCCGCATTGCGCGACGAGCCACGCGCTCTGATCACGCATATTGCCAAGGGGCTGCTGGTTGACCATTGGCGCCGCCGCGCGGTCCAGCAGGCGTATCTGGACGCCATTGCGCATCTGCCCGAACCCCAGGTGCCGCCGCCGGAGACGGGACTCATCATCGTGCAGACCCTGGTGGCCATCGACGCCATGTTGCAGCGCCTGCCTGCCGCCACGCGCGACATGTTCCTGCTGGCGCAGCTGGACGGCCTGACCTTGCAAGAGATTTCCGAACAAACCGGCAAACCCGTGATCACGGTACGACGCCATCTACGCAAGGCCTTGATGGCCTGCATGGCCGTGGCCGCATGA
- a CDS encoding Csu type fimbrial protein, with protein MKATAALFVLMAAFLMGGNAAQAQTCTASMTPITFPNVNPVLGSSATQTGTLTVTCNWGLLTLGFARVCVNLGIGSGSTMQDPRQMANGANRLQYRLSPSPSMSPLWGATTTGTTPISIVFSRPLLGGQVTYNQPITGQILPAQYTVPTANNATTVYSETFAGVATIDYGFYALTRPACSALNSRGSYNFTVRANVINNCTISAAPLNFGAVADFRTAHTASTALNVRCTNNDAYRIRLNGGQNGTVTQRYMRSSNGRLVRYELHTTAQRTIPWGDGTLGTAFVTGTGTGNPQQVQVYGRVPAQTAPPPGQYSDVVTATIEF; from the coding sequence ATGAAAGCCACTGCCGCCCTATTTGTGTTGATGGCCGCCTTCCTGATGGGAGGCAACGCCGCCCAGGCGCAGACCTGCACGGCATCCATGACGCCCATCACCTTTCCTAATGTGAACCCCGTGCTGGGCTCGTCGGCAACGCAAACGGGAACCCTGACAGTGACCTGCAACTGGGGGCTGCTCACCCTGGGCTTTGCCCGCGTGTGCGTCAACCTGGGCATAGGCAGCGGGTCCACGATGCAAGACCCTCGGCAGATGGCCAATGGCGCCAATCGGCTGCAGTACCGGCTATCGCCCAGCCCGTCCATGAGCCCCCTATGGGGCGCGACAACTACCGGCACGACACCCATTTCAATCGTGTTCTCACGTCCTTTGCTGGGGGGGCAGGTTACCTACAACCAGCCCATCACAGGGCAGATTTTGCCCGCCCAATACACGGTGCCAACGGCCAACAATGCCACGACGGTGTATTCCGAAACGTTCGCGGGGGTGGCCACGATCGACTATGGGTTTTACGCCTTGACCCGGCCTGCGTGCTCGGCACTGAATTCGCGCGGAAGCTACAACTTCACGGTGCGCGCCAATGTCATCAACAACTGCACCATTTCCGCCGCCCCCTTGAATTTCGGTGCGGTGGCGGATTTCAGGACGGCACACACCGCCAGTACCGCCCTGAATGTCAGATGCACCAATAACGACGCTTACCGAATCCGCCTCAATGGCGGTCAGAACGGTACCGTCACCCAGCGCTATATGCGTTCCAGCAACGGCAGGCTGGTGCGTTACGAACTGCATACCACCGCGCAGCGCACGATTCCGTGGGGAGACGGCACCTTGGGCACGGCCTTTGTCACGGGCACAGGCACCGGCAACCCGCAGCAGGTGCAAGTCTATGGCCGAGTGCCGGCACAGACCGCGCCGCCGCCGGGACAGTATTCCGACGTGGTGACCGCCACGATCGAGTTCTGA